ATCCGGGCGCTGTCTTGCATATCTCCAGAAATGCAACGTTGAACCTTGGTCCCCGCTCGACGCTCTCTCTCGATGAGGGATCCGAACTCCGCATCGACGGCCGCCTGAACGTCGCGGGCGTTGTGACACCCCGTGCCGGGAGCACCGTCGTGCGCGGACGTACCGGCCGTGTCGAAGCGCGAATTACGAGGTAGCGTGGGCTACACGTGCGCCAGCCTCACGCGTCGTATCCCGTCCGCGTCGCCCGCAATAAACGTATTGTCTCGACCCCGGACCTCGGCGCCTCCGACCCTTCCCGTCTTGTCGAGCGCGTAGAACTGCACATTGAAATTCGGCTTTCCGTTGTCGTCGAGAAGATGCGGGAGTTTCGTATGACGGATGATGCGCTCGCAAGCGTACAGACACGCGTCTTCGGGAGAATCACCGGCCCGCATGCGCTCGACGATCAGATAGCACGACAGATTCTCGAGATTCGCTTCGCCGCGACCGGTCGATCCGGCGGAGCCGACCTCGTTGTCCGTATACAGCCCCGCACCGATGATAGGCGAATCTCCCACGCGCCCGGGGATCTTGTATGCCAATCCGCTGGTGGTCGTCACGCTGCTGATGTTTCCGCTGAGGTCGATCGCCGAACAGTGAATCGTGCCGTGATGACGCACCGCGCCACGTGCATTCAACCCGACACCATCCGAAGAACGCGCGGGCAGATAATCATCGTCGGTCGACAGGTTTTCCTTCCAGTTCACCCAGGCTTTACGCGCTCGCTCGGTCAATAGATCTTCGACCTTGAAGCCGTGCATTCGGGCGAAGCGTTGCGCACCCTCTCCCACGAGGAGTACATGATCGCTTCGCTCCAATACCATTCGCGCGACGCGTGAGGGGTGCATGATCCCCTTCAGTGCGGCGACGCCTCCGGCGCGGCATGTCGGGCCGTGCATGACTGCGGAATCGAGTTCGACTTCACCGTCAGCATTCGGAAGACCGCCGTAGC
The nucleotide sequence above comes from Rhodothermales bacterium. Encoded proteins:
- a CDS encoding N(4)-(beta-N-acetylglucosaminyl)-L-asparaginase, producing MTYSRTESRRVFIKKAAALAAVAAAPAGIASAVPIPGSPGPLVVASGNGKAAVERALAIIKSGGESLEAVIAGVNIVEEDPDDTSVGYGGLPNADGEVELDSAVMHGPTCRAGGVAALKGIMHPSRVARMVLERSDHVLLVGEGAQRFARMHGFKVEDLLTERARKAWVNWKENLSTDDDYLPARSSDGVGLNARGAVRHHGTIHCSAIDLSGNISSVTTTSGLAYKIPGRVGDSPIIGAGLYTDNEVGSAGSTGRGEANLENLSCYLIVERMRAGDSPEDACLYACERIIRHTKLPHLLDDNGKPNFNVQFYALDKTGRVGGAEVRGRDNTFIAGDADGIRRVRLAHV